In Prunus dulcis chromosome 1, ALMONDv2, whole genome shotgun sequence, the following are encoded in one genomic region:
- the LOC117633227 gene encoding ribulose-1,5 bisphosphate carboxylase/oxygenase large subunit N-methyltransferase, chloroplastic has product MVTLFTLSSSSSTFLFLTPRTKLSTTLTHFSSLPKTPTHLKKPVLAVTSLSSPLQCDPSLPPAVQTFWQWLRDEGVVTAKSPAAKPALVPEGMGLVAHRNIGKNEVVLEVPKRLWINPDAVSGSEIGNVCSGLKPWVSVALFLLREKYRDDSKWRLYLDILPESTNSTVFWSEEELDELQGTQLLSTTMGVKEYVQSEFLKVEEEIILPNKQLFPSPITLDDFFWAFGILRSRAFSRLLGQNLVLIPLADLINHSSSITTEEHAWEIKGAAGLFSWDYLFSIRSPVALKAGEQVFIQYDINKSNAEFALDYGFIDSSNANRDAFTLTLEISESDPFYGDKLDIAESNGLGATAYFDIFLDRSLPPALIPYLRLVALGGTDAFLLESIFRNTIWGHLELPVSPANEELICRVVREACKSALSAYPTTIEEDEKLKESKLDPRLEIAVGIRHGEKKVLQHIDGIFKDRESELRQLEYYQERRLKDLGLCGELEDIIFWEPK; this is encoded by the exons ATGGTCACTCTCTTCACTttatcttcttcatcctcCACTTTCCTCTTCCTTACTCCAAGAACAAAGCTTTCCACAACGCTCACACACTTCTCCTCGTTACCGAAGACACCAACCCATCTCAAGAAGCCTGTCCTTGCTGTGACCTCTCTTTCTTCCCCATTGCAATGCGACCCATCACTCCCTCCAGCTGTTCAAACCTTCTGGCAATGGCTCCGAGACGAAGGCGTGGTCACTGCCAAGTCCCCTGCAGCAAAGCCTGCTTTGGTCCCTGAAGGCATGGGGCTCGTTGCCCACAGAAACATTGGTAAAAACGAGGTGGTTTTGGAGGTCCCCAAGAGGCTCTGGATAAACCCAGATGCCGTTTCAGGCTCCGAGATTGGAAATGTTTGTAGTGGGTTGAAGCCTTGGGTGTCCGTTGCTCTGTTTTTGCTCAGAGAGAAGTACAGAGATGACTCCAAGTGGAGGCTTTACCTTGATATTCTTCCTGAATCCACCAATTCAACTGTGTTCTG GTCAGAAGAGGAGCTTGATGAGCTTCAAG GAACCCAACTTTTGAGCACAACAATGGGTGTAAAAGAGTATGTGCAGAGTGAGTTTCTAAaagtggaagaagaaatcatcCTCCCTAACAAGCAGCTTTTCCCATCTCCTATCACACTGGATGACTTCTTTTGGGCATTCGGTATACTCAGATCCAGGGCATTCTCGCGTCTCCTCGGTCAAAACCTTGTTTTGATCCCACTTGCGGACTTG ATCAACCATAGTTCCAGCATAACCACAGAAGAGCATGCATGGGAGATCAAAGGAGCAGCAGGTCTTTTCTCTTGGGATTATCTGTTTTCTATACGGAGCCCAGTTGCTCTCAAGGCTGGTGAGCAG GTTTTCATCCAATATGATATAAACAAGAGCAATGCTGAGTTTGCTTTGGATTACGGATTCATAGATTCTTCCAATGCAAATCGCGATGCATTTACCTTAACACTGGAAATATCCGAGTCAGACCCATTTTATGGTGACAAGCTGGACATTGCTGAGTCTAATGGTTTGGGAGCAACTGCATACTTCGACATATTTTTGGACCGTTCACTCCCACCTGCATTGATTCCATATCTGCGGCTGGTAGCTCTTGGAGGTACCGATGCTTTCCTCTTGGAATCTATATTCAGGAACACTATCTGGGGACACCTTGAGCTGCCTGTGAGCCCTGCCAACGAAGAGCTCATATGTCGAGTGGTCCGAGAAGCCTGCAAATCTGCTCTTTCTGCCTATCCCACCACCATTGAAGAG GATGAGAAGTTAAAAGAATCAAAACTGGATCCAAGGCTTGAGATTGCAGTAGGAATAAGACATGGAGAGAAGAAGGTGCTTCAGCATATTGATGGGATTTTCAAGGATAGGGAGTCAGAACTACGTCAATTGGAATACTACCAGGAAAGGAGGCTCAAGGATCTTGGCCTCTGCGGGGAGCTAGAAGACATCATCTTCTGGGAGCCCAAGTAG